The genomic segment TGGAACCAGTCTGGCGAGTAGGGGGCGCCGTTCAGACTACTCCCTCGCCGCCGATGTAAACCCGCTTCACGTTCAGCTCACGATCGAGAACGACCAGATCGGCGCGCTTGCCGGGTTCCAGACTGCCGATGTCTTCGCTGACCCCGAGAATCCGGGCGGGCGTGAGTGACGCCATTCGCACCGCTTCGGGGAGCGGTACGCCGGCCGCGAAGTGCATCGTCCGGAGGCAATGATCCATTCCCATCACGCCCGACGCCAGGGCGGTTCCTTCGAGCGTCACACCCGCGCCGTCGCGCTTCCGTACTTTCTCGCCGCTGCCCTCCGCACCGAACCAGTATTCGCCGTCGGGCCGGTCCACGGCGCGCATCGAATCGGTCACGAGCGCGAGCCGGTCCGGTCCCTTCACCTTGTACGCGAAGCGCAGCAGTTCGGGCGTCAGGTGCTTGCCGTCGGCGATGACTTCGGTGGTGAGTTCGTCGAAGAACAGCGTCGCTTCCATCAGCCCCGCGCGCATGGGGAAGGCTTGCGACTGCCGCAGGCGGGCGCGGTCCGACATCGCGCAGAACAGGTGATCGACGTGCCGCACGCCCCACGCCACCGCGGCCTCCACGTGCGGGAACGTGGCGTAGCTGTGCCCGGCGTTGAACCGCACGCCGCGGGCGGAGTACGTCCGCACCAGCCACTCCGCGTTCTCGATCTCCGGGGCAACGGTCACGACCAGCGGCATGTCGGCAGCGGCCGACATGAACCGCTCTGCGTTCTCCGGTGCGGGAACCAGAAACTCCTGATCCGGATGGCACCCGCGCGCCGGGCGCGCGAAGTACGGGCCGTAGAAGTGCCCGCCGACAATCCGCGCGCCACCCGTTTTGGTGCCGTGAAGCGCGCGACAGAGCGCGAGGAACTGATCGTACTGCGGGCCGGTGGCGACGGTGCTCGTCGGGGTGAGGCTCGTCGTGCCGTGCCGAGCGTGGCACCGGCACACGGTCCGGAAGGCGTCCGGCGTGCCGTCCATGAAGTCCGCCCCGTCGCCGCCGTGAACGTGTAGATCGACGAACCCCGGCGCGAGGTACAGGCCTTCGAGGTCGATGGCTTGGTCCGCTGCGAGTTCGGGTTCTGCGTGCCCGGCGAAGGTGATGCGTCCGTCACGGACCTGGAGGACCGCTCCGGGTATTATTCGGTCGGGGAGCACGAGTGTTGCGTTCGCGAAAACCGTTACAGACATTGCCGTCCTCCGTATTCGCCCACGCCATGTTAGCCCGCGCGGTCGCACGCGGCCGACTCAGGTGGTACAACAGCCAGGAGAGTATGTGGAGGGCGTCTATGGCGCGGCGGAATCTGAACGGGCTGCGGGTGGTGGTCACCGGCGCATCGCAGGGCATCGGCCGGGCGCTTGTCCTTGAGGCCGCGAAGCGCGGGTGCAAGGTGCTGGCCGCGGCGCGGTCGCAACCGCTCCTGGACGAACTCGCGGCCGAGGGCCGGAAGGCTAGTGGGACCATCGAAACCGTTGTGGCCGACATCACCAAGGCGGACGACCGGGCGGCGATGGTCGAGGCCGCGACGCGCCACTTCGGCGGCACGGACGTGCTCGTCAACAACGCCGGCATCGGCGCGACCGGGCACTTCATGGACACCGAACCGGACGTGCTGCGGCAGATCTTCGAGACGAACTTCTTCGGCCTGACGGAAACCACTCGGGCGTTCCTGCCGCTGCTGAAGCGGGGCGTCACGCCGGCGATCGTGAACATTTCCTCGGTGGTCGGCAAGCGGGCGATCCCGGCCCGGTCGCTGTACGCCGCGAGCAAGTTCGCCGTGGCCGGGTTCAGCGAGTCGATCCGGGCCGAACTCGCGAAGGACGGCGTGGACGTGCTGGTGGTGTCCCCCGGCCTGACCCAAACGAACTTCTCGAAGAACATGCTGGAGCAGAAGGCGAAGGTGCAACTGGACCACCTGCGCGGC from the Frigoriglobus tundricola genome contains:
- a CDS encoding N-acetylglucosamine-6-phosphate deacetylase, whose protein sequence is MSVTVFANATLVLPDRIIPGAVLQVRDGRITFAGHAEPELAADQAIDLEGLYLAPGFVDLHVHGGDGADFMDGTPDAFRTVCRCHARHGTTSLTPTSTVATGPQYDQFLALCRALHGTKTGGARIVGGHFYGPYFARPARGCHPDQEFLVPAPENAERFMSAAADMPLVVTVAPEIENAEWLVRTYSARGVRFNAGHSYATFPHVEAAVAWGVRHVDHLFCAMSDRARLRQSQAFPMRAGLMEATLFFDELTTEVIADGKHLTPELLRFAYKVKGPDRLALVTDSMRAVDRPDGEYWFGAEGSGEKVRKRDGAGVTLEGTALASGVMGMDHCLRTMHFAAGVPLPEAVRMASLTPARILGVSEDIGSLEPGKRADLVVLDRELNVKRVYIGGEGVV
- a CDS encoding SDR family NAD(P)-dependent oxidoreductase: MARRNLNGLRVVVTGASQGIGRALVLEAAKRGCKVLAAARSQPLLDELAAEGRKASGTIETVVADITKADDRAAMVEAATRHFGGTDVLVNNAGIGATGHFMDTEPDVLRQIFETNFFGLTETTRAFLPLLKRGVTPAIVNISSVVGKRAIPARSLYAASKFAVAGFSESIRAELAKDGVDVLVVSPGLTQTNFSKNMLEQKAKVQLDHLRGMTSEEVAVATLKAIARGRLDTTLTLQGKMLVLVNRFAPWVIDFFAKKKVRELFADEIAERKKKQAEAAATK